From Malus sylvestris chromosome 1, drMalSylv7.2, whole genome shotgun sequence:
TTCACATGGCAAAGCACCATGAAGCTGGATAGTCAACTCAGATTTTATATGAGATTTCGTCCTCTAGTTTTGATCCTGAAAGAGTtatgaataattttattttatttgaactaGGGAATTGAAACCCAAAATGAGGACTGACTTCTAAACTCACACAGGCGAGCCATATATTTATGCTTCAAAATTTTACTGCACTTTTACAGCTTGGATGTGTGGTAAGATTTGAGGTGTGAAAGTGATTTTAGCAACtttggtaaataaataatttctaatTCTTTTGGGATCAAAATTAAAGGATGAATTCTaatacaacatcttcaaaattttaaatttctttatttCCGGAATTGACACGAATGATTGTAAACATGTTCTAGATTCTGAATCGTGCATTCCTATTTCACCCAGTTTTGAGTTGGGTACTTAAAAGCAACTTTGTCTAGATTTATCATGCATTGAGGTTCTTGGTATACTGATTTGATTTTTGAGGTTTGAGGGATGAACATCACTATAATTTGTTACTCTGTTCAAATTATTGTCTGGGTGAGGAGTCTGTTGGAAGACAAGAAAACACTGGATTGAAATTGTGCATGCATGTAACCTGCAGTGAAATAAACTTTTAGTAACAATCATTTAGCCCTCTACGAGAAGCAAAACTGGTTCTTACTGCTGAAAGGCAACTCAACTACAGCATGTCTGCATCTGTAACCGTGGCACCTCCAGTACGCTGTTTCATCAGCAGTCCGGCCGAAGAATCATCCGGTCTGCATTTCTCAGTGGCAGCTGTCTTCCTTGTTGAGTTCCTGTGGGGGTTCCGGATACGTTTAAGAAAAAGCATGTATTTTTTGACGCATAAACCCCCATACTCAACATTTTCTTTGACGCAGGATTATCTTGGGATATCCATAATCCTCCAGGCTAGTGGATGGGCTCTTCAGAATTTCGTTTCTTGCTTGTGATGAGCTTCCTCTTCTTGTTTTCAAGAAGAGTCACTCTGATCTGCAATTGCACTACCGCCATCCCACGTTTTCCAGTCACAATTGCCTTTCATTCCTCACGACCTTCGCCCAGCCCTCAATCACAATTGAAACACTGCCAATCCCATGGACGGGGCAGCCGATTAGATGGAGAAGGCACTCTCTTTACATTGACCCACCATGAGACATCCACTTTTGGATTCTTGTCCCTTGACATCATTTAGTTCATAACGCAAGGTCTGTTACTAATTTTATTGGTCACTTAGTTTATAGATTTCCCGGAGGTTGCCTCACTGTTTAATTAGGATAGAATCTAGGTGGTTTGTATATTGTCGAAAGGAGCAATGCCGCCTCTTATTGAAGAATCCTTGTACGGGGGAAATCTTACCTTTGCTTGGCAAAAATACATGGCATTTGTTGCCAGTCCATAATGTTGTACTTTACTTTTTTACAGGGTTTGCTTTCATCTATATGGAGGATGAGAGAGATGCTGAATATGCCATTCGGGGACTTGACCGAAAAGAATTTGGTCAAAAAGGACGCAGGCTACGTGTCGAATGGACAAAGGTAGCAAATGTAGGCCATTTTTATCACTATTTAGTTTTGTCACtgtttgttagttgtttttTCAAGTGTGTCCTGGTTTTAGCACTTTTATGTTTTGTATTGTAGCAAGAACGTGGTACTAGAAGACCTGGTGCATCAAGAAGATCTTCGACTAATACAAGACCTTCAAAGACCTTGTTCGTCATAAATTTTGATCCATATCACACAAGGACCAAGGATTTGGAGAGGCACTTTGATTCATATGGGAAAATCGTCAGTGTAAGGATCAGAAGAAATTTTGCATTTGTTCAATATGAGTCGCAAGAGGATGCTACCAGGGCATTGGAAGCTACAAACATGAGGTGGATATCCCcgttctctcactctctctctcttccttatCTTTGTCCATCTCTgttttttcttagttaatggGTCATCTTGATTTAAAGTTCAATTTTGGCTGATAATGTATATTTTTGCAGCAAGTTGATGGATCGAGTTATATCAGTGGAATATGCAGTTCGTGATGATGATGAAAGAAAAGATGGATTTAGCCCTGACCGGAGAAGTCGTGATAGGTCTCCAGACAGAGGTCGTGATAGGTCTCCAGACAGAGGTCGTGATAGAAGAAGGTCCCCAAGTCCCTACAAAAGAGAGAGAGGTAGCCCTGATTATGGTCGTGGCCCTAGCCCTGGCGCCTACCGGAGAGAGAGGGGCAGTCCTGATTATGGACGTGGAGCAAGTCCTTATAGAAGGGAGAGAGTAAGTCCTGACTATGGCCGTGGGCGCAGCCCGAGTCCATATAGGAGGGACAGGTCTGATCATGGCCGCGTCTCTAGTCATAGTCCTAGAAAAGAAAGGGTGAGTGCTGACCTTGTTCGTGATCGTAGCCGTAGCCGTAGTCCTTATGGAAGAGAGAAGATTGGGGTAGGCAATGGCCATGGTCCCAGTCGGAGCCCATATAAGAGAGAG
This genomic window contains:
- the LOC126623215 gene encoding serine/arginine-rich splicing factor RS41-like isoform X4, which encodes MEDERDAEYAIRGLDRKEFGQKGRRLRVEWTKQERGTRRPGASRRSSTNTRPSKTLFVINFDPYHTRTKDLERHFDSYGKIVSVRIRRNFAFVQYESQEDATRALEATNMSKLMDRVISVEYAVRDDDERKDGFSPDRRSRDRSPDRGRDRSPDRGRDRRRSPSPYKRERGSPDYGRGPSPGAYRRERGSPDYGRGASPYRRERVSPDYGRGRSPSPYRRDRSDHGRVSSHSPRKERVSADLVRDRSRSRSPYGREKIGVGNGHGPSRSPYKRERGSPENGPRRSPYKRERDSPEIGRLPSSSPYKRERASPENGRGPSGSPYEKGRASLENGRVASPNSPPEARDSPNYGGPESPMNERYSSRSPQAEEE
- the LOC126623215 gene encoding serine/arginine-rich splicing factor RS41-like isoform X2; protein product: MRPIFCGNFEYDARQNELERLFGRYGKVDRVDMKSGFAFIYMEDERDAEYAIRGLDRKEFGQKGRRLRVEWTKQERGTRRPGASRRSSTNTRPSKTLFVINFDPYHTRTKDLERHFDSYGKIVSVRIRRNFAFVQYESQEDATRALEATNMSKLMDRVISVEYAVRDDDERKDGFSPDRRSRDRSPDRGRDRSPDRGRDRRRSPSPYKRERGSPDYGRGPSPGAYRRERGSPDYGRGASPYRRERVSPDYGRGRSPSPYRRDRSDHGRVSSHSPRKERVSADLVRDRSRSRSPYGREKIGVGNGHGPSRSPYKRERGSPENGPRRSPYKRERDSPEIGRLPSSSPYKRERASPENGRGPSGSPYEKGRASLENGRVASPNSPPEARDSPNYGGPESPMNERYSSRSPQAEEE
- the LOC126623215 gene encoding serine/arginine-rich splicing factor RS41-like isoform X3, which produces MEDERDAEYAIRGLDRKEFGQKGRRLRVEWTKVANQERGTRRPGASRRSSTNTRPSKTLFVINFDPYHTRTKDLERHFDSYGKIVSVRIRRNFAFVQYESQEDATRALEATNMSKLMDRVISVEYAVRDDDERKDGFSPDRRSRDRSPDRGRDRSPDRGRDRRRSPSPYKRERGSPDYGRGPSPGAYRRERGSPDYGRGASPYRRERVSPDYGRGRSPSPYRRDRSDHGRVSSHSPRKERVSADLVRDRSRSRSPYGREKIGVGNGHGPSRSPYKRERGSPENGPRRSPYKRERDSPEIGRLPSSSPYKRERASPENGRGPSGSPYEKGRASLENGRVASPNSPPEARDSPNYGGPESPMNERYSSRSPQAEEE
- the LOC126623215 gene encoding serine/arginine-rich splicing factor RS41-like isoform X1, which encodes MRPIFCGNFEYDARQNELERLFGRYGKVDRVDMKSGFAFIYMEDERDAEYAIRGLDRKEFGQKGRRLRVEWTKVANQERGTRRPGASRRSSTNTRPSKTLFVINFDPYHTRTKDLERHFDSYGKIVSVRIRRNFAFVQYESQEDATRALEATNMSKLMDRVISVEYAVRDDDERKDGFSPDRRSRDRSPDRGRDRSPDRGRDRRRSPSPYKRERGSPDYGRGPSPGAYRRERGSPDYGRGASPYRRERVSPDYGRGRSPSPYRRDRSDHGRVSSHSPRKERVSADLVRDRSRSRSPYGREKIGVGNGHGPSRSPYKRERGSPENGPRRSPYKRERDSPEIGRLPSSSPYKRERASPENGRGPSGSPYEKGRASLENGRVASPNSPPEARDSPNYGGPESPMNERYSSRSPQAEEE